One genomic region from Ornithinicoccus hortensis encodes:
- the gndA gene encoding NADP-dependent phosphogluconate dehydrogenase, translating into MAAPETPLAQVGVIGLAVMGSNLARNFASHGHTVAVYNRTVAKTEAFDTEFGSTGTFIAAPTLEEFVAALERPRKVIIMVQAGKGTDAVIEQLRPLLEEGDIVVDGGNAHYEDTRRREAALRGVGLHFVGAGISGGEEGALHGPSIMPGGSRESYAALGPLLEDISAKVDGEPCCAYMGTDGAGHFVKMVHNGIEYADMQFIAEAYDLLSAAGLTAAEIAEVFREWNAGDLDSYLIEITAEVLDQVDAATGRPLVELIQDAAEQKGTGRWTVQIALELGVPVNTIAESVFARSTSGHAGLREAGRGALTGPDRTITVADRAAFVDNVRAALWSAKVVAYAQGLDQISTAARTYDWDVDLSEVARIWRGGCIIRARLLHRIRDEFAGAQLPTLLAAPSVAAELAESQDAWRGVVGVATTAGVPVPGFSAALAYYDTVRAERLPAALVQGLRDFFGAHTYQRTDRAGTFHTLWSGDRSEVDLIDA; encoded by the coding sequence ATGGCCGCACCAGAGACCCCGCTCGCCCAGGTGGGGGTGATCGGCCTGGCGGTGATGGGTTCCAACCTGGCCCGCAACTTCGCCTCCCACGGCCACACCGTCGCCGTCTACAACCGCACCGTCGCCAAGACGGAGGCCTTCGACACCGAGTTCGGCTCCACCGGCACCTTCATCGCGGCCCCCACCCTGGAGGAGTTCGTCGCCGCCCTCGAGAGGCCCCGCAAGGTGATCATCATGGTGCAGGCCGGCAAGGGCACCGACGCGGTGATCGAGCAGTTGCGCCCCCTCCTGGAGGAGGGCGACATCGTGGTCGACGGCGGCAACGCCCACTACGAGGACACCCGGCGCCGGGAGGCGGCGCTGCGCGGGGTCGGCCTGCACTTCGTCGGCGCCGGGATCTCCGGTGGCGAGGAGGGTGCGCTGCACGGGCCGAGCATCATGCCCGGCGGCAGCCGCGAGTCCTACGCCGCGCTCGGTCCGCTCCTGGAGGACATCTCGGCCAAGGTCGACGGCGAGCCGTGCTGTGCCTATATGGGCACCGACGGGGCCGGACACTTCGTGAAGATGGTGCACAACGGTATCGAGTACGCCGACATGCAGTTCATCGCCGAGGCCTACGATCTGCTGTCCGCCGCCGGGCTGACCGCCGCCGAGATCGCCGAGGTGTTCCGGGAGTGGAACGCGGGCGACCTCGACTCCTACCTGATCGAGATCACCGCCGAGGTCCTCGACCAGGTCGACGCCGCGACCGGACGGCCGCTGGTCGAGCTGATCCAGGACGCCGCCGAGCAGAAGGGCACCGGGCGCTGGACCGTGCAGATCGCGTTGGAGCTCGGCGTGCCGGTCAACACCATCGCCGAGTCGGTCTTCGCCCGGTCCACCTCCGGTCACGCGGGCCTGCGGGAGGCCGGACGCGGCGCGCTGACCGGCCCCGACCGCACCATCACGGTCGCCGACCGGGCGGCCTTCGTGGACAACGTCCGGGCCGCGCTCTGGTCGGCCAAGGTCGTGGCCTACGCCCAGGGCCTGGACCAGATCAGCACCGCCGCGCGGACCTACGACTGGGACGTCGACCTGTCCGAGGTCGCCCGGATCTGGCGGGGCGGCTGCATCATCCGCGCCCGGCTGCTGCACCGCATCCGGGACGAGTTCGCCGGGGCGCAGCTGCCCACCCTGCTGGCCGCCCCGAGCGTGGCGGCCGAGCTGGCCGAGAGCCAGGACGCCTGGCGCGGCGTCGTCGGGGTGGCCACCACGGCCGGCGTGCCCGTCCCCGGGTTCAGCGCCGCCCTGGCCTACTACGACACGGTGCGGGCCGAGCGGCTCCCCGCGGCGCTGGTGCAGGGGCTGCGCGACTTCTTCGGGGCCCACACCTACCAGCGGACCGACCGGGCAGGGACGTTCCACACCCTCTGGTCCGGCGACCGGTCGGAGGTCGACCTCATCGATGCCTGA
- the uxaC gene encoding glucuronate isomerase — MSPNGLPPDRLLPADPATRDVARRIYRSVQDQPIISPHGHVPPEWLAQDLPFKDPTTLLLSPDHYIFRMLHAAGVPLGELGVGGAELDEAGSRRAWAHLCRHWDLFLGTPVRYWLEDQLVDIFGVTERLSEATADASYDRIAEVIAGDNFRPRALMDRFGITVLATTDDPCDDLSHHAALAADDSFTPRVIPTFRPDKYLEPGRADFAESVTRLGEVSGEDTGDYAGYLRALEARRRYFVEHGAVSSDHSHVDVQTLTLDDGEASQIYAAALGGTATEQESTALRRHMLGQMARMATDDGLVMTLHPGSYRNHHGPTLAAHGPDTGHDIPVGVEFTKGLADLLGRYGTAEGFQLVLFTLDETVFSREIAPLAGFYPSVYAGAPWWFLDAPRAIGRYRAAVTETVGFYRTSGFIDDTRAFCSIPARHDMSRRVDAGYLAGLVVEHQFEEEDALRIATDLVTTIPQKAFKL; from the coding sequence ATGTCGCCGAACGGATTGCCCCCTGACCGGTTGCTTCCCGCGGACCCGGCCACCCGTGACGTCGCCCGGCGGATCTACCGGTCGGTGCAGGACCAGCCGATCATCAGCCCGCACGGCCACGTCCCTCCGGAGTGGTTGGCCCAGGACCTCCCGTTCAAGGACCCGACCACCCTGTTGCTGTCCCCGGACCACTACATCTTCCGGATGCTGCACGCGGCCGGGGTCCCGCTGGGGGAGCTGGGCGTGGGGGGTGCTGAGCTCGACGAGGCCGGGTCCCGCCGGGCCTGGGCGCACCTGTGCCGGCACTGGGACCTGTTCCTCGGCACGCCGGTCCGGTACTGGCTGGAGGACCAGCTGGTCGACATCTTCGGGGTCACCGAGCGGCTCAGCGAAGCGACGGCCGATGCCAGCTACGACCGGATCGCGGAGGTGATCGCCGGGGACAACTTCCGCCCCCGCGCGCTGATGGACCGGTTCGGCATCACCGTGCTGGCCACGACCGACGACCCGTGCGACGACCTGTCCCACCATGCGGCGCTCGCCGCCGACGACAGCTTCACCCCACGGGTCATCCCCACCTTCCGCCCGGACAAGTACCTCGAGCCGGGACGCGCCGACTTCGCCGAGTCGGTGACCCGACTGGGCGAGGTCTCGGGGGAGGACACCGGCGACTACGCCGGCTACCTCCGGGCGCTGGAGGCACGGCGGCGCTACTTCGTCGAGCACGGTGCGGTGTCCAGCGACCACAGCCACGTCGACGTCCAGACCCTCACCCTCGACGACGGGGAGGCCAGCCAGATCTACGCCGCCGCCCTGGGCGGGACCGCCACCGAGCAGGAGAGCACCGCGCTGCGCCGGCACATGCTGGGCCAGATGGCGCGCATGGCCACCGACGACGGTCTCGTGATGACCCTGCACCCCGGCTCCTACCGGAACCACCACGGACCGACCCTGGCGGCGCACGGACCCGACACCGGCCACGACATCCCGGTCGGGGTGGAGTTCACCAAAGGCCTGGCGGACCTGCTCGGCCGGTACGGCACCGCCGAGGGGTTCCAGCTCGTCCTGTTCACCCTCGACGAGACCGTGTTCAGCCGGGAGATCGCGCCGCTGGCCGGCTTCTACCCCAGCGTGTATGCCGGCGCGCCGTGGTGGTTCCTGGACGCCCCCCGGGCGATCGGACGCTACCGGGCGGCGGTGACCGAGACCGTCGGCTTCTACCGGACCTCCGGGTTCATCGACGACACCCGGGCGTTCTGCTCGATCCCGGCCCGGCACGACATGTCGCGCCGGGTCGACGCCGGCTACCTGGCCGGCCTCGTCGTCGAGCACCAGTTCGAGGAGGAGGATGCCCTACGCATCGCGACCGACCTCGTGACCACCATTCCGCAGAAGGCGTTCAAACTGTGA
- a CDS encoding mannitol dehydrogenase family protein: MTPLTRAEHGRPPAPVRMVHLGVGNFFRAHQAWFTEHAPDAADWGYAAFTGRSATIAEELGGQDNLYTLLVREVDGDRPEVISSLTAVHPGGDLGALRGYFASPDLALVTSTVTEAGYRRDSSGGLDLSDPDVQADIAALREDPAADAVRTTPGRLVAGLLARRAAGAGALALVPCDNVPDNGAMVGRVVRELAAEVDDTLVPWIEQHVGVVTTMVDRITPRATDEDRAAVAEATGVDDPQAVVTEPFAEWVLAGEFPAGRPAWDRAGATFVDDVRLHEERKLWFLNGAHSLMAYTAPLRGHETVAEAIADPTVRGWVEDWWDLAAGHLKVDEAAVAAYREALLDRFANHRIRHLLAQIAADGSQKVPIRFGPVLAAEAAAGNRPEAVTRPVAAWLAHLHGHGVPVQDAQEAVVGDLAAAEPADAVRTLLGWMGVDPDPALVEQVLAQAAGFEEAV, encoded by the coding sequence GTGACACCGCTGACTCGAGCCGAGCACGGACGGCCCCCCGCTCCCGTCCGGATGGTCCACCTGGGTGTGGGCAACTTCTTCCGGGCCCACCAGGCCTGGTTCACCGAGCACGCCCCCGACGCGGCCGACTGGGGCTACGCCGCCTTCACCGGACGCTCGGCCACGATCGCCGAGGAGTTGGGCGGACAGGACAACCTCTACACGCTGCTGGTCAGGGAGGTCGACGGGGACCGCCCGGAGGTGATCTCCTCGCTGACCGCGGTGCATCCCGGGGGCGACCTGGGGGCGCTGCGCGGCTACTTCGCGTCCCCGGACCTGGCCCTGGTGACCAGCACCGTCACCGAGGCGGGCTACCGCCGTGACTCCTCGGGCGGGCTCGACCTGTCCGACCCGGACGTGCAGGCCGACATCGCCGCGCTGCGGGAGGACCCGGCGGCCGACGCGGTGCGCACCACCCCCGGCCGGCTCGTCGCCGGCCTCCTGGCGCGGCGCGCGGCCGGTGCCGGGGCGTTGGCGCTGGTGCCGTGCGACAACGTGCCGGACAACGGCGCGATGGTCGGTCGGGTCGTCCGGGAGCTCGCCGCCGAGGTCGACGACACGCTGGTGCCCTGGATCGAGCAGCACGTCGGCGTGGTCACCACGATGGTCGACCGGATCACCCCGCGCGCCACCGACGAGGACCGTGCCGCGGTCGCGGAGGCCACCGGGGTCGACGACCCGCAGGCCGTGGTCACCGAGCCGTTCGCGGAGTGGGTCCTGGCCGGGGAGTTCCCGGCCGGCCGACCCGCCTGGGACCGCGCCGGGGCGACCTTCGTGGACGACGTGCGGCTGCACGAGGAGCGCAAGCTGTGGTTCCTCAACGGCGCCCACTCGCTGATGGCCTACACCGCGCCGCTGCGCGGGCACGAGACCGTCGCGGAGGCGATCGCCGACCCCACCGTCCGGGGCTGGGTCGAGGACTGGTGGGACCTGGCCGCCGGCCACCTGAAGGTCGATGAGGCAGCGGTCGCCGCCTACCGGGAGGCGCTCCTGGACCGGTTCGCCAACCACCGGATCCGGCACCTGCTGGCCCAGATCGCGGCCGACGGGTCGCAGAAGGTGCCGATCCGGTTCGGCCCGGTGCTGGCCGCCGAGGCCGCGGCCGGCAACCGGCCCGAGGCGGTCACCCGACCGGTCGCCGCCTGGCTGGCCCACCTGCACGGGCACGGGGTGCCGGTGCAGGACGCCCAGGAGGCGGTGGTGGGGGACCTGGCGGCCGCCGAGCCCGCCGACGCCGTCCGCACCCTCCTGGGGTGGATGGGCGTCGACCCCGACCCGGCGCTGGTCGAGCAGGTCCTGGCCCAGGCGGCCGGGTTCGAGGAGGCGGTCTGA
- a CDS encoding gluconokinase translates to MSGDQTGAAPRTHHVVVIGVSGSGKSTIAAELAGRLNLRFADADDFHPPANVAKMSEGIPLTDEDRLPWLQSLATWMRERGAAGESTVLACSALKRSYRDLLREGGGQVAFLHLDGPAETILSRMRTRDHFMPPSLLESQVATLEPLEADEPGTALDLTLTREEIVDRAEDWLVGPGGLPAPPDRPHRGGDPR, encoded by the coding sequence ATGTCGGGCGACCAGACGGGCGCCGCGCCCCGGACCCACCACGTCGTCGTGATCGGGGTGTCCGGGTCCGGCAAGAGCACCATCGCGGCGGAGCTGGCGGGGCGGCTCAACCTACGGTTCGCCGACGCGGACGACTTCCACCCCCCGGCCAACGTCGCCAAGATGTCGGAGGGCATCCCGCTGACCGACGAGGACCGACTGCCCTGGCTGCAGTCCCTCGCCACCTGGATGCGGGAGCGGGGTGCGGCGGGGGAGTCGACCGTGCTGGCTTGCTCGGCGCTCAAGCGCTCCTATCGGGACCTGCTGCGGGAGGGCGGCGGGCAGGTGGCCTTCCTGCACCTGGACGGCCCTGCAGAGACGATCCTTTCCCGGATGCGGACCCGGGACCACTTCATGCCACCGAGCCTGCTGGAGTCCCAGGTCGCCACCCTGGAGCCGCTCGAGGCCGACGAGCCGGGCACCGCCCTGGACCTGACCCTGACCCGCGAAGAGATCGTGGACCGCGCCGAGGACTGGTTGGTCGGTCCCGGCGGGCTCCCGGCACCCCCCGACCGCCCCCACCGAGGAGGAGACCCGCGATGA
- a CDS encoding lactate racemase domain-containing protein: MTWFTHEDDTITRATIEELVRRTLAESKERLGITAYGRVLLLPPDITRAHAGVGWITEYFYNLLTEEGAEVHVIPTLGQHVPHTPEDNTWMFGSIPEERIHKHDWKDGVTNVGTVPAEVVREYTGGAVDWEMPIDLNTMTVTQEWDLIINIGHVVPHEVLGFANHNKNYFIGLGGKRLLGSSHMASAVYGIENNLGNLLTPVRRCFNYAEERFLSELKDIYFQVVMDYDDDGALVHTGVYVGDDLDTYLDAARASRAQNITVFDEPVDKIVAVMQADEFRATWVANKAVYRTRMAIADGGELLVIAPGVTRFGEQPEVDDLIRKYGYLSQAEVLELYATQEDMQDIPHGTAHLVHGSSEGRFTITYAPGGLTREEIEGVGYAYMDVEEAQRRYDPAVMQDGWNTMPDGERVFYISTPSAGLWATREKLGGREDATD, translated from the coding sequence ATGACCTGGTTCACGCACGAGGACGACACCATCACGCGCGCCACCATCGAGGAGCTGGTGCGCCGCACCCTGGCCGAGTCCAAGGAGCGACTCGGCATCACGGCATACGGCCGGGTGTTGCTGTTACCGCCCGACATCACCCGCGCCCACGCGGGCGTCGGGTGGATCACCGAGTACTTCTACAACCTCCTCACCGAGGAGGGCGCCGAGGTCCACGTCATCCCGACGCTGGGCCAGCACGTGCCGCACACGCCGGAGGACAACACCTGGATGTTCGGCTCCATCCCCGAGGAGCGGATCCACAAGCACGACTGGAAGGACGGGGTGACCAACGTCGGCACCGTCCCGGCCGAGGTGGTCAGGGAGTACACCGGGGGCGCGGTCGACTGGGAGATGCCGATCGACCTCAACACGATGACGGTCACGCAGGAGTGGGACCTGATCATCAACATCGGCCACGTCGTGCCGCACGAGGTGCTCGGCTTCGCCAACCACAACAAGAACTACTTCATCGGCCTCGGGGGCAAGCGGCTCCTCGGCTCCTCGCACATGGCCTCGGCCGTCTACGGGATCGAGAACAACCTGGGCAACCTGCTGACGCCCGTCCGGCGCTGCTTCAACTACGCCGAGGAGCGCTTCCTGTCCGAGCTGAAGGACATCTACTTCCAGGTGGTGATGGACTACGACGACGACGGCGCCCTGGTGCACACCGGGGTGTATGTCGGGGACGACCTGGACACCTACCTGGACGCGGCCCGGGCCAGCCGGGCGCAGAACATCACCGTCTTCGACGAGCCGGTCGACAAGATCGTGGCGGTCATGCAGGCCGACGAGTTCCGGGCCACCTGGGTGGCGAACAAGGCGGTGTACCGGACCCGGATGGCGATCGCCGACGGCGGCGAGCTGCTGGTGATCGCGCCGGGGGTCACCCGGTTCGGGGAGCAGCCGGAGGTCGACGACCTGATCCGCAAGTACGGCTACCTCTCGCAGGCCGAGGTGCTGGAGCTCTACGCGACCCAGGAGGACATGCAGGACATCCCGCACGGCACCGCCCACCTGGTGCACGGGTCAAGCGAGGGGCGGTTCACCATCACCTACGCCCCCGGCGGGCTGACCCGCGAGGAGATCGAGGGGGTCGGGTATGCCTACATGGACGTCGAGGAGGCCCAGCGGCGCTACGACCCGGCCGTGATGCAGGACGGCTGGAACACCATGCCGGACGGCGAGCGGGTCTTCTACATCTCCACCCCGTCCGCGGGGCTGTGGGCCACCCGGGAGAAGCTCGGCGGCCGGGAGGACGCGACCGACTGA
- a CDS encoding chorismate-binding protein, translating into MYPVLDAILRAPADQAWALLWREGQETVEVLRGTTADVARLADIPAAEEGHPVLAMVPFRQIAERGFAVRDDGTPLRVLTGTAYERVPVEAVVAALPTGEVEVTDERFSVSDEDYAAIVSRVIEEEIGNGEGANFVIRRDVLAHTATEPATAALTWLRRLLTDERGAYWTFAVHTPGHTLVGATPERHVSVEGGRVRMNPISGTFRHPADMADLEPAFRSFIADTKETEELFMVVDEEMKMMSQICTDGGRITGPYLKQMAHLTHTEYLLDGRSDADPRDVLRLTMFAPTVTGSPMENACTVITRHEPGGRGYYSGVLALLERDADGGEQLDAPILIRTAHLDDEGTVTVSAGATLVRHSDPVSEVAETTAKASGMLAALGLRPRRDISYAVPLAELDGVAEALGARNESLSPFWLSPQEARPDPDLLGRRVLVVDAADTWTQMLAHQVRHFGMAARVARWDEVTEQDLAAVDLVLFGPGPGDPDDPDDPRVTRLRDLLAARLAAGGPVLAVCLSHQILSRLAGLDVTRLERPNQGVQLPVDLWGHPARIGFYNTFVPRPGDAVVERAGVGTPLEAAVDPAHDAVVGLRGPGVASIQGHAESVLSRDGLGVLHRLIRHALGHEAGFDTEMSDIRRPGGKVS; encoded by the coding sequence ATGTATCCGGTCCTCGACGCCATCCTCCGAGCACCCGCCGACCAGGCCTGGGCGCTGCTGTGGCGGGAGGGCCAGGAGACGGTCGAGGTGCTGCGCGGGACCACCGCGGACGTCGCGCGGCTCGCCGACATCCCGGCGGCCGAGGAGGGGCACCCGGTGCTGGCGATGGTCCCGTTCCGGCAGATCGCCGAGCGCGGCTTCGCCGTGCGGGACGACGGCACCCCGCTGCGGGTGCTGACCGGCACGGCATACGAGCGGGTCCCGGTCGAGGCGGTGGTGGCCGCCCTGCCGACCGGTGAGGTCGAGGTGACCGACGAACGGTTCAGCGTCTCCGACGAGGACTACGCCGCGATCGTCTCCCGGGTCATCGAGGAGGAGATCGGCAACGGCGAGGGTGCCAACTTCGTGATCCGCCGGGACGTGCTGGCCCACACCGCCACGGAGCCGGCGACCGCCGCCCTGACCTGGTTGCGGCGGCTGCTCACCGACGAGCGGGGCGCCTACTGGACCTTCGCGGTGCACACCCCCGGGCACACCCTGGTCGGGGCGACGCCGGAGCGGCACGTGAGCGTCGAGGGCGGTCGGGTGCGGATGAACCCGATCTCGGGCACCTTCCGCCACCCCGCCGACATGGCGGACCTGGAGCCCGCCTTCCGCAGCTTCATCGCCGACACCAAGGAGACCGAGGAGCTCTTCATGGTGGTCGACGAGGAGATGAAGATGATGTCCCAGATCTGCACCGACGGCGGACGCATCACCGGCCCGTACCTCAAGCAGATGGCCCACCTGACGCACACCGAGTACCTCCTCGACGGGCGCTCGGACGCCGACCCGCGCGACGTGCTGCGGCTGACCATGTTCGCCCCCACGGTCACCGGCTCGCCGATGGAGAACGCCTGCACCGTGATCACCCGGCACGAGCCCGGGGGCCGCGGGTACTACTCCGGGGTGCTGGCCCTCCTCGAGCGGGACGCCGACGGCGGCGAACAGCTGGACGCGCCCATCCTGATCCGGACCGCGCACCTGGACGACGAAGGGACCGTGACGGTGAGCGCGGGCGCCACCCTGGTCCGCCACTCCGACCCCGTCTCGGAGGTGGCCGAGACCACGGCCAAGGCCAGCGGGATGCTCGCCGCGCTCGGACTGCGCCCCCGGCGGGACATCTCGTATGCCGTCCCGCTGGCGGAGCTCGATGGCGTGGCCGAGGCACTGGGGGCGCGCAACGAGTCGCTGTCCCCGTTCTGGCTGTCCCCGCAGGAGGCCCGCCCGGACCCGGACCTCCTCGGGCGCCGGGTGCTGGTCGTGGACGCCGCGGACACCTGGACCCAGATGCTGGCCCACCAGGTGCGCCACTTCGGCATGGCTGCCCGCGTGGCGCGCTGGGACGAGGTGACCGAGCAGGACCTGGCCGCGGTCGACCTGGTGCTCTTCGGGCCCGGGCCGGGCGACCCGGACGATCCGGACGACCCGCGGGTGACCCGGCTGCGGGACCTGCTCGCCGCGCGCCTGGCGGCCGGCGGGCCGGTCCTGGCGGTCTGCCTGAGCCACCAGATCCTGTCCCGCCTGGCCGGCCTGGACGTGACCCGGCTGGAGCGGCCCAACCAGGGCGTCCAGCTCCCGGTGGACCTCTGGGGGCATCCGGCACGGATCGGGTTCTACAACACCTTCGTCCCCCGCCCCGGCGACGCCGTGGTCGAGCGGGCCGGCGTCGGCACCCCCCTGGAGGCCGCGGTCGACCCGGCCCACGACGCGGTGGTCGGGCTGCGCGGCCCGGGCGTCGCCTCGATTCAGGGCCACGCCGAGTCCGTGCTCTCGCGGGACGGGCTCGGCGTGCTGCACCGGTTGATCCGGCACGCGCTGGGCCACGAAGCGGGCTTCGACACCGAAATGTCGGACATCCGACGCCCTGGCGGCAAAGTGTCATAG
- a CDS encoding ABC transporter ATP-binding protein, with product MTALPLAETAGGPRLAADGVTLSYEGRVVSRDLSTEIPPGSFTVIIGPNACGKSTLLKSFARTLKPEAGQVTLDGKALSSFRPKELARRLALLPQSPLVPDGITVRDLVGRGRFPHQTLLKQWSREDEEAVAQALLATGAQDLVDRHVSELSGGQRQRVWVSLVLAQQTELLLLDEPTTFLDIAHQFDLLEICARLNREGRTIVAVLHDLNQAARYATHLIVMKAGEIVVEGNPRTILTADVVSHVFGLGCRVIPDPETDTPLVVPLASPR from the coding sequence GTGACCGCGCTACCGCTCGCCGAGACCGCAGGGGGTCCGCGCCTGGCCGCCGACGGGGTCACCCTCTCCTACGAGGGCCGGGTGGTGAGCCGCGACCTGAGCACCGAGATCCCGCCGGGCAGCTTCACCGTCATCATCGGCCCGAACGCCTGCGGCAAGTCCACCCTGCTGAAGTCGTTCGCCCGCACGCTCAAGCCGGAGGCCGGGCAGGTGACCCTGGACGGCAAGGCCCTGAGCAGCTTCCGTCCCAAGGAGCTCGCCCGCCGGCTGGCGCTGCTACCGCAGAGCCCGCTGGTCCCGGACGGGATCACCGTGCGCGACCTGGTCGGCCGCGGCCGGTTCCCGCACCAGACGCTGCTGAAGCAGTGGTCCCGCGAGGACGAGGAGGCGGTAGCACAGGCGCTGCTGGCCACCGGCGCCCAGGACCTGGTCGACCGACACGTCTCGGAGCTGTCCGGCGGTCAGCGCCAGCGGGTCTGGGTGTCCCTCGTGCTCGCCCAGCAGACCGAGTTGTTGCTGCTGGACGAGCCGACCACCTTCCTCGACATCGCCCACCAGTTCGACCTGCTGGAGATCTGCGCGCGGCTGAACCGCGAGGGCCGCACCATCGTGGCGGTGCTGCACGACCTCAACCAGGCCGCCCGCTACGCCACGCACCTGATCGTCATGAAGGCCGGGGAGATCGTCGTCGAGGGCAATCCGCGGACGATCCTCACCGCGGACGTGGTCTCCCACGTCTTCGGGCTCGGGTGCCGCGTCATCCCGGACCCCGAGACGGACACCCCGCTCGTCGTGCCGCTGGCCAGCCCGCGCTAG
- a CDS encoding FecCD family ABC transporter permease, with amino-acid sequence MTAPASTGPRTLRLGSATSLQFRPRTLAVGVAIGVVTLVVAAASLMLGKNGLTAGELWGVLTGSAELSRATEFSLERLSGPRLFVALGAGAALGISGSLFQTVTRNPLGSPEIVGLTAGAGGGAAAAGVLWPGIVPLPVGAVLGGAVAVTLVWFSTGRGFSAPGRLIIAGIAVSAICSALTGLALTKAGEQQAEGLAFYLSGTLASRAWGHVAQVWVVLLVVLPFVLAIARNLNLVQLGDELADSLGGRSNATRSAAICAAVLLAGAAVAVCGPVSFVALVAPQVAMRLTRAATPGIIAPALVGALLLTLADMTVQNLPQGVNLPVGIVTAGIGSIYLGYLLATEMRRGTL; translated from the coding sequence GTGACCGCCCCCGCCTCCACCGGACCGCGCACCCTGCGCCTCGGCTCGGCGACGAGCCTCCAGTTCCGGCCCCGGACCCTCGCGGTCGGCGTCGCGATCGGGGTGGTCACCCTCGTGGTGGCGGCGGCGTCGTTGATGTTGGGCAAGAACGGTCTCACCGCGGGTGAGCTGTGGGGCGTCCTGACCGGGTCGGCGGAGCTCAGCCGGGCGACCGAGTTCTCGCTGGAGCGGCTCAGCGGCCCGCGCCTGTTCGTGGCGCTCGGTGCCGGCGCGGCGCTGGGTATCTCCGGATCGCTCTTCCAGACCGTCACCCGGAACCCGCTCGGCAGTCCGGAGATCGTCGGCCTGACCGCCGGTGCCGGCGGCGGCGCCGCGGCGGCCGGGGTGCTCTGGCCGGGCATCGTGCCGCTCCCCGTCGGCGCGGTCCTGGGCGGCGCCGTCGCGGTGACCCTCGTCTGGTTCAGCACGGGACGGGGGTTCTCCGCGCCCGGGCGCCTGATCATCGCCGGCATCGCGGTGTCCGCGATCTGCTCGGCGCTGACCGGGTTGGCGCTGACCAAGGCCGGCGAGCAGCAGGCCGAGGGCCTGGCCTTCTACCTCAGCGGCACCCTGGCCTCCCGCGCCTGGGGACACGTGGCCCAGGTCTGGGTGGTGCTCCTGGTCGTGCTGCCGTTTGTGCTGGCCATCGCCCGCAACCTGAACCTGGTCCAGCTGGGTGACGAGCTGGCCGACAGCCTGGGCGGCCGCAGCAACGCCACCCGGTCCGCCGCGATCTGCGCCGCGGTGCTCCTGGCGGGCGCCGCCGTGGCGGTCTGCGGGCCGGTCTCCTTCGTGGCGCTCGTCGCGCCGCAGGTCGCGATGCGGTTGACCCGCGCCGCCACGCCCGGGATCATCGCCCCGGCCCTGGTGGGGGCGCTGCTGTTGACGCTGGCCGACATGACCGTGCAGAACCTGCCCCAGGGGGTCAACCTGCCGGTGGGCATCGTCACCGCCGGGATCGGCAGCATCTACCTGGGCTACCTGTTGGCCACCGAGATGAGAAGAGGCACCCTGTGA